Proteins encoded in a region of the Etheostoma spectabile isolate EspeVRDwgs_2016 unplaced genomic scaffold, UIUC_Espe_1.0 scaffold00569331, whole genome shotgun sequence genome:
- the LOC116684812 gene encoding GTP-binding protein 8, giving the protein MFGLRLSLGLQPGTQLCSVSRRSVHKLASLQKATLLPPNKVQGLLYPFSELEAYLDRSVDRTQFQLFHPSLEDMVKSEKLFCSSPSHKIDYYVSAERLDHVPALKPPEVCFIGRSNVGKSSLIKGLFSLTPEVEVRVSKTPGHTKKMNFFRVGRAFTVVDMPGYGHRAPKDFVDMVEPYLYTRKNLVRTFLLVDGSVGVQKADLIALEMCEEIRRPYVMVVTKIDKCGSGTLLTNLLDLQDVVKTHTTSCFPQPFLVSSLHFWGIYLLRCFITHVTGSLRLTDTAPS; this is encoded by the exons ATGTTTGGTCTCCGTCTGTCCCTGGGGCTTCAGCCTGGGACACAGCTGTGCTCCGTCTCCCGGCGGAGTGTCCATAAACTTGCTTCGCTTCAGAAAGCCACGTTGCTTCCCCCGAACAAAGTCCAAGGCTTACTCTACCCCTTCAGTGAGCTGGAGGCTTACCTGGACAG GTCTGTGGACAGGACCCAGTTCCAGCTCTTTCATCCCAGTTTGGAGGACATGGTTAAGTCCGAAAAGCTCTTCTGCTCCTCCCCGTCTCATAAGATTGATTACTACGTCTCTGCAGAGAGGCTGGACCACGTACCTGCACTGAAACCGCCAGAG GTGTGTTTCATTGGCAGGAGCAACGTGGGCAAGTCCTCTCTCATCAAAGGGCTGTTCTCCCTGACTCCTGAGGTAGAAGTCCGAGTCTCCAAAACTCCA GGTCACACGAAGAAGATGAACTTCTTCCGAGTGGGCCGAGCTTTCACTGTGGTGGACATGCCAGGCTACGGTCACAGAGCTCCCAAAGACTTTGTGGACATGGTGGAGCCGTATCTCTACACGAGGAAAAA TCTGGTGAGGACGTTCCTGTTGGTCGACGGCAGCGTTGGTGTCCAGAAGGCTGACCTGATCGCCCTGGAGATGTGTGAGGAGATCAGACGTCCATATGtg ATGGTGGTGACGAAGATTGACAAATGTGGCTCGGGAACACTGCTGACCAATTTACTGGATCTTCAGGATGTggtgaaaacacacaccacgAGCTGCTTCCCCCAGCCGTTCCTGGTCAG ctCCCTCCACTTCTGGGGGATCTACCTGCTGAGATGCTTCATTACCCACGTAACAGGGAGCCTCAGGTTAACGGACACTGCTCCCAGCTGA
- the LOC116684811 gene encoding ileal sodium/bile acid cotransporter, with translation MSMLNATTAPAACAPLSTVCSGPDCLVPPSNFNETLGLILSTVLTVMLAMVMFSMGCTVEVKKLWSHIKRPWGILIGFLCQFGIMPFTAFALSLAFNVLPVQAVVIIIMGCCPGGTGSNIICYWLDGDMDLSISMTACSSILALGMMPLCLLIYTATWTSSDTIEIPFDSIGITLVALLIPIGAGIFVKRRWPHLAKKILKVGSIAGFALIVIIAVVGGILYQSSWDIAPSLWIIGTIFPFIGFGLGFFSARFAGQPWHRCRTIALETGFQNSQLCSTIVQLSFSPAELEVMFAFPLIYSIFQLVVAVSCVGAYQVYKKRCGGGSADADREAPPLEAGDGDSAKKNGHAVDNSAFEFDHDDGGEMEKDVKKITRM, from the exons ATGTCCATGTTAAATGCCACAACTGCGCCTGCTGCCTGCGCCCCTCTCTCCACAGTGTGCTCGGGCCCAGACTGCCTCGTTCCTCCCAGCAACTTCAACGAGACGCTGGGCCTGATCCTGAGCACCGTGCTCACTGTGATGCTCGCCATGGTCATGTTCTCCATGGGCTGCACCGTGGAGGTCAAAAAGCTGTGGAGCCACATCAAGAGGCCCTGGGGCATCCTCATTGGCTTCCTGTGCCAGTTTGGAATCATGCCTTTTACCGCCTTCGCCCTGTCGCTGGCCTTCAACGTGCTGCCAGTTCAGGCTGTTGTCATTATCATCATGGGCTGCTGTCCCGGAGGCACGGGCTCCAACATCATCTGCTACTGGCTGGATGGAGACATGGACCTAAG TATCAGTATGACAGCCTGCTCCTCCATCCTGGCCTTGGGGATGATGCCTCTCTGCCTGCTCATTTACACCGCCACCTGGACTTCCTCCGACACCATCGAGATCCCGTTTGACAGCATCG GTATCACTCTGGTGGCCCTTCTTATCCCAATTGGTGCTGGGATTTTTGTTAAACGCAGGTGGCCCCACCTAGCAAAAAAGATCCTCAAG GTAGGGTCCATCGCAGGCTTCGCCCTCATTGTCATCATAGCTGTGGTTGGAGGAATTCTCTACCAGTCCTCCTGGGACATCGCTCCCTCCCTGTGGATTATTGGAACTATCTTCCCCTTCATTGGTTTTGGCCTGGGGTTCTTCTCTGCCCGTTTTGCAGGTCAACCCTGGCACAG ATGCCGAACCATCGCACTGGAGACGGGTTTCCAGAACTCGCAGCTGTGCAGCACCATTGTCCAGCTGTCCTTCAGCCCGGCTGAGTTGGAAGTCATGTTCGCATTCCCACTCATCTACAGCATCTTCCAGCTGGTGGTGGCAGTCTCGTGTGTGGGAG CCTACCAGGTGTATAAAAAGCGCTGTGGCGGCGGTTCAGCGGATGCGGACAGGGAGGCTCCGCCCCTGGAAGCTGGCGACGGTGACTCGGCGAAAAAGAACGGCCACGCCGTGGACAACAGCGCCTTTGAGTTTGATCACGACGACGGCGGAGAGATGGAGAAGGACGTGAAAAAGATCACTCGGATGTGA